The genomic stretch GGCCTGATAACAGAAATTATTGGCTAAATTTATGTAAGTGAAAAATAGTTCAGGAGAAGTAGGGTAGTGTTTTTCAAGAATTTTCAAAGCTTTAGTATTATACTCTTCAGATTTTTTAAACTCCGCATTGTAAGTAAGGATAACCGCAAGCTGAGTATACAAAAGTCCAAGATTTCTGCTTTGTTCGTATTTTTTAGCCAATGGGATACTTTTTTCAAGAATGGTTTTAACCAGAAAAGGGTAGCCCTTCTTGTCTTTCTGTGTAACTCCATAGCTGTACCATGCTGCTGCCTGAAGGAGGTCTGATTCTTCATTTCTAAACTTTGATAATGCTGTTATAGCCTTTTGATATGATACCGCTGCTTTTGTTTTATTTCGGTCCAGGTTATATTGTGCTTCGTAGAAATTATATTTAGCAGAAAGAAAAGTATCACTTTTGCTGAATGTTTTTCCATTTTCCAGATACTTTTTACTTATAAGGGAATCGATATTCCTGTAATAATTTGACAAAAGAAAAGAGGCATTTGCTTTTGCTGTTGTAGTTCCATTACTTCTTAGAATGCTTTGTAAACTGTCTAAGTAAGGCTTTTCATGAAGGGGAATCAATTGTTGTGATTGTACACCAAAGGAACATAGTATGCTTAGCAGGATCAGTAATCTCTTCATCAGGTATCAGTTCTGTAGAATATATTTTTTATAAACGGTCAATTTACTTAAAAATTTCAGCATAAAAAATACCAGAATTTAGGTAGAAAAAATTACACAATTTTAAGGATTGATAAAGTTTAAAGACTCCAATACATTTGCAGATACAGAATCACTAATCATAGAATATCAAATAAAGTAACTAAAATTTAAACAAAAAGATTATGAAAAAAACGGGAATAAACCATTTGTTGAAAGGTACATTTGCAGTACTTCTTGCAACCATGTTAATGGGATTTGTAGCCTCTTGTAGTAAAGACGACGATGATACCCCTAATGTAAACGGAGCAGGGAAGAGCCACAAAGTAGTTTTTAAGGCAATAGCTTCTTCAGGAGCTGATATAGATGCAGCTGTGTATGGAATTGATGGAAATGCAACTACCGCTTCCAGCCTTAGCGGAACAACATGGTCTAGCCCTGAAGTGACTTCAGAAAAAGGAGCTTATAATGCAAATGTAGTGGTAAATGCTGTAGGTTCAAATGCATCTTCTACTTTAAAGGTTCAGATCTGGGTAGATGGAGAACTGAAGAAAGAAGGAACTTCCAGTGGTCAGTATTTATCGGCTTCTGCAAGCTATGTATTTTAAAAAAAACTAATACTTTCAAAATAAAACGGGCATCGATTCATTTCGATGCTTTTTTATTTTAATATGTAACTCATATTATTTTTTAGTATATTAATTTTAATTATTGGTGTTTATGGGTGAATGAGTTGTGTAATTTATTATTTTTGATAATAAAATCACTAAAAAGTGAAACATCAGGAAAAGTCAAGACAGATAAGGAAAGAGATTAATCAATCCTATCAACAGCTTAAAGAAGAGTATCCTTTATTAAAAAAGCAGGATAGTATTGGATTTTTGATATTTCTAATTTCAATTATTATCATTGTTATAGTATCTGTATGCTGGTATGAAATGATTATTCCAACCTGGCTGATGATTGTGGTAAATGCCTTTTTTATGGGGATTCTTCACGAGATTGAACACGATCTTATTCATTGGCTCTATTTTAAAAAACAAAAGCCAATACATCATTTTATGCTTTTCACTGTATGGGTTTTACGTCCATTAACTATTAATCCTTGGATCAGGCGTACATTGCATTATCATCATCATAAATTTTCAGGAACATTGCATGATGTGGAAGAACGTGGGGTAACCAATGGAGAACATTGGTCGCTGAAACGGTTATTAACAACTGCAGATATTGTTTTAGGTGGGCTTTTGCGTCTTCAGCAAATGTCTGAGGATATGGATAGGGAAGTGAAAAACGGAAACCTTAAAGATGAAACCTCTGTAACTCTAAAACGAATTACATTGCTGGGGTTAATACCCCTGACTATTGCGGCCCATCTGATATTGTATTTCTTTTTTGCAGATTGGTTCATGCACTGGATCAATGCAAGGTTCATGACAGATTTAGGCCTCCCTTCTTATATTGAAGATGTATTGAACAGCTTAAATGGCATTATTTATACAATTCTTCTACCAAACCTGTTGCGTCAGTTTTGTTTACATTTTATAACATCTAATATGCACTATTTTGGTGATGTGGAAGAAGGAAATGTTATGGAACAGACACAGGTCCTGAATATCTGGTGGACCTTCCCAATGCAGATATTCTGTTTCTTTTTTGGCTGGACACACAGCATTCATCATTTTGTTGTGAATGAAACCTTTTATGTCCGCCACATGGGAAGAAAGCAGGCATGGGAAGTACTTAGGAAATACGGTGTCAGGTTTAATGATCTGGGAACATTCAGAAGAGCCAACCGTTTTCGGGAATACTCAAACCGTAATGATAACTAAATAATAATTAAAAAAAGCGCCAAGATTCATCTTGGCGCTTTTTTTAATATTGTTTTACAATTAAATGACTTTTACAATGAAATAGCTTTTCTTACCTTTTTGAAGCAATAAGAATTGGCCATCAATAAGATCTGTTTCATTTGCAGTAAAAGTATCATTTACTTTTTGCTTGTTTACAGAGATCGAATTTCCTTTGATTTCTCTTTGAGCTTCACTTTTAGATTTCAGGAATCCTGATTTCTCGGAAAGAAGATCCACAATATTGATACCCAGTACATCAGCTTTTGCGACTTCCTTTTGTGGAACCCCGTCAAAAACTTCAAGGAAAGTTTCTTCATCAAGGCTTACTAAATCTTCAGCGGTAGAACGTCCGAAAAGAATTTCAGAAGCTTTAAGTGCTTTTTCGTACTCTTCTCTGCCATGTACCCACACGGTTACTTCTTCAGCTAATTTTTTCTGAAGTTTTCTTTCGTGAGCTGCTGTTTTATGCTCTTCAATTAATGCCTCAATTTCTTCTTTTCCAAGGAATGTATAGAACTTAATGAATCTCTCAGCATCTTCATCCGTAGCATTTAACCAGAACTGGTAGAATTTGTATGGAGAAGTTTTCTTTTTATCTAACCAATAGTTTTCTCCGCTTTCAGATTTTCCGAATTTAGAGCCATCAGCTTTTGTAATTAAAGGAACCGTTAATGCAAATGCCTCACCCTGTGCTTTCCTACGGATCAATTCTGTTCCGGTTGTAATATTCCCCCATTGGTCAGAACCTCCCATCTGAAGCTTTACATTATTGTTTTGATACAGGTGAAGGAAATCATATCCTTGGATCAACTGATAGGTAAATTCTGTAAAACTCATTCCGTCTGCACCAGATTCTCCAGAAAATCTTTTCTTTACAGAATCTTTAGCCATCATATAGTTAACGGTGATGTTCTTCCCAACATTTTTAGCAAAATCAAGGAAAGAAATATTCTTCATCCAGTCGTAGTTGTTTACTAGTTCTGCTTTATTAGGCTCATTCCCTGAAAAATCAAGAAATCTTGAAAGTTGATTTTTCAAACAATCTACATAATGTAAAAGGGTTTCCTCATCCAAAAGATTTCTCTCCGCCGATTTTCCGGATGGATCACCGATCATTCCTGTAGCTCCTCCTACCAAAGCAATCGGTTTGTGACCATGCTGCTGGAAGTGAGCCAGGATTTTTATCTGAATAAGACTTCCGATATGTAAAGAATCGGCCGTTGGATCAAAACCAATATATGCAGTAGTTACCTCTTTATTAAGTTGTTCATCGGTTCCAGGCATCATATCAGCAAACAGACCACGCCATTTCAGTTCTTCTATAAAGGAATTCATTGATTTTTTCTTTAAAATTTTAAGTTGCAAAGATAATAAATTCAGAAGTATAAAGTCAAAAGGGTAAGAAGGTAAATGGTAAAAAGGATTGAAATAGTATATAATATAAATGGAAGTCTCACTTTCTATTTTAAGCAATGGTCATTGACTCCGTTGAATTTTCGATTTCTGACAAAGGAAGAATCTCATGTAACTAAGGTTCTCCATTTCATTCCTGAACTATGCTCGCAGACCTTCGGCCTGTATTCAGAATCACAGAACATAACAACTTATTATATTTATGATGGATGGTTCACTTGCGAAATAAAATTCACTATTGACAGCTATTTCAGCATTGTATTTTCAACCCAAATACTGTATATTTGTTATTAATGAACGACGAACAGCTATTTCTGCTCATCCAAAAGGCCAAAGACAAAGACCAGAAGGCCCAGACTAAACTCATTAATGTTTTTTGGGTGGATGTTTTCTCTTTTATCATGAAAAAAGTGAAAGATGAAAATGATGCCGATGAAATCACTGTGAACGTTTTTTCCAAAGTATTGTCGAAACTGGATATGTTCGATCCACATTTTCAGTTTAAAACCTGGATTCTAACCATTGCTCAGAATACTGTTATTGATTTTTGGAGAAAGAAGAACCGGGAAAACGAAGACGCTGTTGAAAATCTTGATGAGGTTAAAAATCAATATGCAAAATCCCCCGAGGAACTTTTAATTTCTGAAGAAGAGCAAAAGAAAATCATTAAGACCATTGAATCTCTGGATGCTAATTATCAGGACATCATTAAGCTGAGATTTTTTGAAGAAAAAAGCATTAAAGAAATTGCTGAGGAGTTGGGAATTTCTGTCGCCAATACGAAAGTTCGTG from Chryseobacterium indologenes encodes the following:
- the tyrS gene encoding tyrosine--tRNA ligase → MNSFIEELKWRGLFADMMPGTDEQLNKEVTTAYIGFDPTADSLHIGSLIQIKILAHFQQHGHKPIALVGGATGMIGDPSGKSAERNLLDEETLLHYVDCLKNQLSRFLDFSGNEPNKAELVNNYDWMKNISFLDFAKNVGKNITVNYMMAKDSVKKRFSGESGADGMSFTEFTYQLIQGYDFLHLYQNNNVKLQMGGSDQWGNITTGTELIRRKAQGEAFALTVPLITKADGSKFGKSESGENYWLDKKKTSPYKFYQFWLNATDEDAERFIKFYTFLGKEEIEALIEEHKTAAHERKLQKKLAEEVTVWVHGREEYEKALKASEILFGRSTAEDLVSLDEETFLEVFDGVPQKEVAKADVLGINIVDLLSEKSGFLKSKSEAQREIKGNSISVNKQKVNDTFTANETDLIDGQFLLLQKGKKSYFIVKVI
- a CDS encoding RNA polymerase sigma factor, whose amino-acid sequence is MNDEQLFLLIQKAKDKDQKAQTKLINVFWVDVFSFIMKKVKDENDADEITVNVFSKVLSKLDMFDPHFQFKTWILTIAQNTVIDFWRKKNRENEDAVENLDEVKNQYAKSPEELLISEEEQKKIIKTIESLDANYQDIIKLRFFEEKSIKEIAEELGISVANTKVRVMRAKKVLAELLKNNEFEDN
- a CDS encoding fatty acid desaturase, whose amino-acid sequence is MKHQEKSRQIRKEINQSYQQLKEEYPLLKKQDSIGFLIFLISIIIIVIVSVCWYEMIIPTWLMIVVNAFFMGILHEIEHDLIHWLYFKKQKPIHHFMLFTVWVLRPLTINPWIRRTLHYHHHKFSGTLHDVEERGVTNGEHWSLKRLLTTADIVLGGLLRLQQMSEDMDREVKNGNLKDETSVTLKRITLLGLIPLTIAAHLILYFFFADWFMHWINARFMTDLGLPSYIEDVLNSLNGIIYTILLPNLLRQFCLHFITSNMHYFGDVEEGNVMEQTQVLNIWWTFPMQIFCFFFGWTHSIHHFVVNETFYVRHMGRKQAWEVLRKYGVRFNDLGTFRRANRFREYSNRNDN